The following are encoded in a window of Natronoarchaeum philippinense genomic DNA:
- a CDS encoding efflux RND transporter permease subunit: MSRIDRVTAAVTEHSRVLVLALLLVTAALAPGLVGIEQAGAVSGLSGDSEAAEANAEIRERFDERDVPSTTTVIAVRNEDDNVLSRDSLLRTLRYQQTLHDNRTVNATLVEDSPVVGIENIVARAAIQAERRGTVTQTDLQGWNESEGLTAANGSDDWPDPTIDDQIEQLESMNASEVSAVVGRILDPESSSEATRRAYQLLPESYRAGATTADARMMVLTQATDGQVSSAAGLSGDISEALGVARSLATDRADDERYYFYGAGLVNYEQDTVIQDSFGILGPLAVLFVLVALSLAYRDPVDVLLGVVGIAVALIWTMGAMGWLGIMFNPLMIAAPIILIGLSVDFALHVTMRYREVRHRSDAGVRSAMREALADLGPALALITATTVIGFLSNYTSPMADLRTFGLVTAIGITATLVVFGGLIPALKVEITPLLARRGWDRTPSLPGTGGRLRRLLDTGATIATRAPLVLLVVTGLFTGAAAYGATGLQMSAQQDLFMGDDPPEFTENLPDAIEPSDYSLKEDRQYIYSTFQSPDRQGYVFVTGDVTTPETLERVADAHHAAVESGTVYEAPRGGPAILSPLSEMRSVARENQSFNATFQAADSSGNGVPDRDLESLYDEFHAAAPDRAARTLDRADDGSYAAMQVRISTDGSVDRSEAVAAVSDAAAEVDDNDDLEAVATGSFVIEQQLNDRLSTTLIESLSLTIVAILLILMAVFRLTAGSFSLGAITLVPVILSVTWLFGTMATLGIPISLITAMVGSVTVGIGVDYAIHVSERYWQERADASPAEALVRTVTGSGSALLSSAVTTAIGFGVLSFALLPALRHFGFVLALGVVYSFLGALYVQPSLLMLWDRYVAGTHDATASSMPVGND, encoded by the coding sequence ATGTCGCGGATCGACCGCGTTACAGCGGCCGTTACGGAGCACAGTCGCGTACTCGTCCTCGCGCTGTTGCTCGTCACTGCCGCGCTGGCCCCGGGACTGGTCGGAATCGAGCAGGCCGGGGCGGTCTCGGGGCTCTCGGGCGATAGCGAGGCCGCCGAGGCCAACGCCGAGATCAGGGAACGATTCGACGAACGGGACGTACCGTCGACGACGACCGTGATCGCAGTCCGCAACGAGGACGACAACGTCCTCTCGCGTGACTCGCTGTTGCGGACGCTGCGATACCAGCAAACGTTACACGACAATCGGACGGTCAACGCGACTCTCGTCGAGGACTCGCCCGTGGTCGGCATCGAAAATATCGTCGCCCGAGCCGCGATTCAGGCCGAGCGTCGGGGTACCGTCACGCAGACGGATCTTCAGGGCTGGAACGAGTCCGAGGGGCTGACCGCCGCGAACGGCTCCGACGACTGGCCTGACCCCACGATCGACGACCAGATCGAGCAACTGGAGTCGATGAACGCGTCGGAGGTCTCCGCTGTCGTCGGGCGCATCCTCGACCCCGAGAGCTCCTCGGAAGCGACTCGCCGGGCGTACCAGTTGCTCCCCGAGAGCTACCGGGCCGGCGCGACCACGGCTGACGCCCGCATGATGGTGCTGACGCAGGCGACCGACGGGCAGGTCAGCTCGGCCGCGGGACTCTCAGGAGACATCTCCGAGGCGCTGGGCGTCGCTCGATCGCTGGCGACCGATCGAGCGGACGACGAGCGCTACTACTTCTACGGCGCCGGACTGGTGAACTACGAACAGGATACCGTCATTCAGGATAGCTTCGGCATCCTCGGTCCGTTGGCCGTGCTGTTCGTCCTCGTCGCGCTGTCGCTGGCCTACCGCGACCCGGTCGACGTGCTGCTCGGCGTCGTCGGCATCGCCGTGGCGCTGATCTGGACGATGGGAGCGATGGGCTGGCTCGGCATCATGTTCAACCCGCTGATGATCGCCGCGCCGATCATCCTGATCGGCCTCTCGGTCGACTTCGCGCTCCACGTCACGATGCGCTACCGCGAGGTGCGCCACCGCTCGGACGCCGGCGTGCGCTCGGCGATGCGCGAAGCGCTCGCAGACCTCGGCCCCGCCCTCGCACTGATCACCGCGACGACGGTCATCGGCTTCCTGTCGAACTACACCAGTCCGATGGCCGATCTCCGGACGTTCGGCCTCGTCACTGCAATCGGCATCACCGCGACGCTGGTCGTCTTCGGCGGGCTGATCCCCGCGCTCAAAGTCGAGATCACACCGCTACTCGCGCGCCGGGGCTGGGACCGGACGCCCTCGCTCCCGGGTACCGGTGGCCGGCTACGACGCCTGCTCGACACCGGCGCGACGATCGCCACCCGCGCGCCGCTCGTCTTGCTGGTCGTGACTGGACTGTTCACCGGCGCCGCCGCCTACGGCGCGACCGGCCTCCAGATGTCCGCCCAGCAGGACCTATTCATGGGCGACGATCCGCCGGAGTTCACCGAGAATCTCCCGGACGCCATCGAGCCGAGCGACTACTCGCTCAAAGAGGACCGCCAGTACATCTACTCGACGTTCCAGTCGCCCGACCGGCAGGGGTACGTCTTCGTGACCGGAGACGTGACTACCCCGGAGACGCTCGAACGCGTCGCCGACGCCCACCACGCCGCGGTGGAGTCGGGAACGGTGTACGAAGCCCCGCGCGGCGGGCCGGCGATCCTCTCCCCGCTGTCGGAGATGCGTTCGGTCGCCCGGGAGAACCAGTCGTTCAACGCCACGTTCCAAGCCGCCGATAGCTCCGGGAACGGCGTCCCCGACCGGGATCTCGAATCGCTCTACGACGAGTTCCACGCCGCCGCGCCGGATCGCGCGGCCCGGACGCTCGACCGCGCCGACGACGGCAGCTACGCGGCCATGCAAGTTCGGATCAGCACGGACGGCAGCGTCGACCGGTCCGAAGCCGTCGCTGCGGTGTCGGATGCCGCTGCCGAGGTCGACGACAACGACGACTTGGAGGCCGTCGCCACCGGGAGCTTCGTCATCGAGCAACAGCTCAACGACCGGCTCTCGACGACGCTGATCGAGAGCCTGTCGCTGACGATCGTCGCCATTCTGCTGATCCTGATGGCCGTCTTCCGGCTGACGGCGGGATCGTTCTCACTCGGCGCGATCACGCTCGTCCCGGTGATCCTCAGCGTCACGTGGTTGTTCGGCACGATGGCCACGCTCGGCATCCCCATCAGCCTCATCACGGCGATGGTCGGCAGCGTGACAGTGGGGATCGGCGTCGACTACGCCATCCACGTCAGCGAGCGCTACTGGCAGGAGCGGGCTGACGCCTCGCCGGCCGAGGCACTCGTCCGGACGGTCACTGGCAGTGGCAGCGCGCTGTTGAGCAGCGCCGTCACGACGGCGATCGGGTTCGGCGTCCTATCGTTCGCGCTGCTGCCCGCGCTCCGTCACTTTGGGTTCGTCCTCGCACTCGGCGTCGTCTACTCGTTCCTCGGCGCTCTGTACGTGCAGCCGAGCCTGCTGATGCTCTGGGATCGGTACGTTGCCGGCACCCACGACGCGACGGCGTCGTCGATGCCCGTCGGGAACGACTGA
- a CDS encoding cytochrome P450 — protein MSDAKSVHTPARTPVFGHGIEYARDPISAIEKWGQQDDIVRLEYPGQSFYLVTGPAQIQEILVKKHGQFTIGPAQRASFQGITDHAVNMSTGDDWQRRRRAINPAFTGDTVEAYRERMIAEVTASIDAWDDGEQFDLHKEMRVSTMRMLADTLLGIDVRGDEDVIIAASDSLIDRANFRRLGRYLPDWIPTPTDRRFEKKVRALNDYVGECIEKRRQGESGEDVCSLLLEASDKGVLSEQEVRHNLVGLLLAGTSSPGGSLTHAWRLLDEHPSVRRSLEAEYEAVAGDDGLDPEDIDELVQTRNVITETLRLYPPTVGVNREATEPVTIGGYEFPEGTQFIMPQWVPQRDERFWDDPEAFDPGRWERDADRPQFAYFPFSGGPRFCPGKKVARQEMIIALAEMVGNVTLDVEVDGEIEFTPSMTLRPKTKHRATVRR, from the coding sequence ATGTCGGATGCAAAATCAGTCCATACGCCGGCACGAACACCGGTGTTCGGCCACGGGATCGAGTACGCGCGCGACCCGATCAGCGCGATCGAAAAGTGGGGACAGCAGGACGACATCGTCAGGTTGGAGTACCCCGGCCAATCGTTCTATCTCGTCACCGGACCGGCCCAGATACAGGAGATACTGGTGAAAAAACACGGGCAGTTCACGATCGGCCCCGCCCAGCGCGCGAGTTTTCAGGGGATCACCGACCACGCGGTGAACATGTCGACCGGCGACGACTGGCAGCGACGCCGGAGAGCGATCAACCCGGCGTTCACCGGCGACACCGTCGAAGCGTATCGAGAGCGGATGATCGCGGAAGTAACCGCGTCCATCGACGCTTGGGACGACGGCGAGCAGTTCGACCTACACAAAGAGATGCGCGTCTCGACGATGCGGATGCTCGCCGACACGCTCCTCGGAATCGACGTGCGCGGCGACGAGGACGTGATCATCGCCGCCTCGGATTCGCTCATCGATCGCGCGAACTTCCGCCGCCTTGGTCGATATCTCCCCGACTGGATCCCGACGCCGACGGACCGGCGCTTCGAGAAAAAGGTGCGGGCGCTGAACGACTACGTCGGCGAGTGCATCGAGAAGCGACGCCAAGGCGAGTCCGGCGAGGACGTGTGTTCGCTCCTGCTGGAGGCCAGCGACAAGGGCGTGCTCTCGGAGCAAGAAGTCAGGCACAATCTGGTCGGGTTGTTACTCGCGGGCACCTCGTCGCCGGGCGGGTCGCTCACCCATGCTTGGCGCCTGCTGGACGAGCATCCGTCGGTTCGCCGGTCGCTCGAAGCCGAGTACGAGGCGGTCGCCGGCGATGACGGGCTCGATCCCGAAGACATCGACGAACTGGTCCAAACGCGAAACGTGATCACAGAGACGCTCAGGCTATACCCGCCGACGGTCGGCGTCAATCGAGAGGCCACGGAGCCGGTCACCATCGGCGGGTACGAGTTCCCCGAGGGAACGCAGTTCATCATGCCACAGTGGGTGCCCCAGCGCGACGAGCGGTTCTGGGACGACCCCGAGGCGTTCGATCCCGGTCGGTGGGAGCGCGACGCCGACAGGCCGCAGTTCGCGTACTTCCCCTTCAGCGGCGGGCCGCGGTTCTGCCCCGGAAAGAAAGTCGCTCGACAGGAGATGATCATCGCGCTGGCCGAGATGGTCGGCAACGTCACCCTCGACGTCGAGGTCGACGGCGAGATCGAGTTCACGCCGTCGATGACGCTCCGCCCGAAGACGAAACACCGCGCGACCGTTCGACGGTAG
- a CDS encoding prenyltransferase/squalene oxidase repeat-containing protein, whose translation MDWNHGRRSFLGSLTAAPFVTTPAAGQQSAVDDAVRQAIERSRSYLRDAATDGDFAHWDTTVGYGEYGDLRYTAYYALLLERVGAREAIRDRCIGHLLDRRSADGGWGDAVTNFSALLLFELIDDADHAAVIEDIQDEIDRLGHSLLPSDDRDDAGVRVSERFRVRLCYALLSDRYAYDELFPADRPVEIGRLLSLTPAFDGTAISARENMSRPIHIGPLSAYFLLGAAARDDPLGEDEQVLADAFENVLRSRRLPNGAWNTSPTTIFGALALAERGFDLSDDEVRLPVDWLADNRVTEAGRVEIWRLPVWDTGLVIEALLESGLSPSDPLLRDAARWLYRARTPQVDVNPVDAELDRSPAPFRRHHGDGWGYMPHAFSDWDDTGLAISALSAFAGPALDEQTAFLLDVQNRDGSWSAYTTDYEPFDDAAAETIRSRVGDGLYRVFFGYVPSPDVTGGALAALGKRGHTVRDSEAVRDAVDYLTDATADNDLWLGVWAQGFTYGTARVLGGLRRVGVDPSREYVQAAAQSLIEQQNDDGGWGEATRYDPARSTPGNVPYQSADSTPTQTGWALQALLYAGISPDNPAIQDGIDYLLRMQDSTGAWTPDRVMYNFGGPGYSTDATTQAAALAALGSYASARAASTDD comes from the coding sequence ATGGACTGGAATCATGGCCGGAGATCGTTTCTCGGTAGCTTGACCGCCGCACCGTTCGTAACGACACCCGCGGCCGGACAACAGTCGGCGGTCGACGACGCCGTTCGGCAGGCCATCGAACGCTCCCGGTCGTATCTCCGCGACGCCGCGACCGACGGCGATTTTGCCCACTGGGATACGACGGTCGGCTACGGCGAGTACGGCGACCTGCGATACACGGCCTACTACGCCCTCTTGCTGGAACGAGTCGGCGCGCGCGAGGCGATCAGGGACCGGTGTATCGGCCATCTGCTCGACCGCCGCTCCGCGGACGGCGGTTGGGGCGACGCCGTAACCAACTTCAGCGCGCTCTTGCTCTTCGAACTGATCGACGACGCCGACCACGCCGCTGTGATCGAGGACATCCAAGACGAAATCGACCGGCTGGGCCACTCGCTGCTTCCGTCCGACGACCGAGACGACGCCGGCGTGCGGGTGTCAGAGCGGTTCCGCGTCCGCCTCTGCTACGCGCTGTTGTCCGATCGCTACGCCTACGACGAGCTGTTCCCGGCCGACCGGCCGGTCGAAATCGGTCGCCTGCTGTCGCTGACCCCGGCGTTCGACGGGACGGCGATTTCGGCTCGGGAGAACATGAGCCGGCCCATCCACATCGGCCCGCTCTCGGCGTACTTCCTGCTCGGCGCCGCGGCGCGGGACGACCCGCTCGGGGAAGACGAGCAGGTGCTCGCAGACGCGTTCGAGAACGTGCTTCGGAGCCGCCGACTGCCCAACGGCGCTTGGAACACGTCGCCGACGACGATCTTCGGCGCTCTGGCCCTCGCCGAACGCGGATTCGATCTCTCGGACGACGAGGTCCGGCTTCCCGTCGATTGGCTCGCCGACAACCGCGTGACTGAGGCCGGACGCGTCGAGATCTGGCGTCTGCCCGTCTGGGACACCGGCCTCGTGATCGAGGCGCTGCTCGAATCGGGGCTGTCGCCGTCGGATCCCCTCCTTCGGGACGCAGCCCGGTGGCTCTACCGGGCGCGCACGCCGCAGGTGGACGTGAATCCGGTCGACGCCGAACTGGATCGCTCGCCCGCGCCGTTCCGGCGTCACCACGGCGACGGATGGGGCTACATGCCACACGCCTTTTCGGACTGGGACGACACCGGCCTCGCCATCAGTGCGCTGTCGGCGTTCGCCGGTCCGGCGCTGGACGAACAGACGGCGTTCCTGCTCGACGTACAGAACCGGGATGGAAGCTGGTCGGCGTACACGACCGACTACGAGCCGTTCGACGACGCCGCTGCCGAGACGATCCGCTCGCGGGTCGGAGATGGGCTCTACCGAGTCTTTTTCGGGTACGTTCCCTCGCCCGACGTGACCGGCGGTGCGCTCGCCGCGCTCGGTAAACGCGGGCACACGGTTCGCGACAGCGAGGCGGTGCGTGATGCCGTCGATTATCTCACGGACGCCACCGCGGACAACGACCTGTGGCTCGGCGTCTGGGCGCAGGGGTTCACCTACGGGACGGCCCGCGTGCTCGGTGGCCTGCGACGCGTCGGCGTCGATCCGAGCCGGGAGTACGTCCAAGCGGCAGCCCAGTCGCTGATCGAGCAGCAAAACGACGACGGCGGCTGGGGAGAAGCCACCAGATACGACCCCGCCAGATCGACGCCGGGGAACGTTCCGTACCAGTCTGCCGACTCGACGCCGACCCAGACCGGCTGGGCGCTGCAGGCGTTGCTGTACGCCGGCATTTCGCCGGACAATCCCGCGATTCAGGACGGGATCGACTATCTGCTTCGGATGCAAGACTCGACCGGCGCGTGGACGCCGGACCGCGTGATGTACAACTTCGGTGGCCCCGGCTACAGCACCGACGCGACCACGCAGGCGGCCGCGCTCGCGGCGCTTGGCTCGTACGCATCGGCTCGCGCGGCATCGACCGACGACTGA
- a CDS encoding UbiA family prenyltransferase: MLNRNGQLLHDCYNLFVSCSLYLVVNSALILAISAIALGEPPTAAGVGFVTMGALTAFVYIVDRLLITDEDRINNPDRTALVEAYERELLGAAAAALLLFELSLFVAAPPVDAARLATVLLGHVPLAVLALYDEIKTVSVPLDSCAVAFAWAYQIVFIFGRIASYPLGRREGAVLFCCWFLIVFAGLEMRNAKDIEGDREAGKQTLACLVGKRSTKRLGITLKALGALVLAAVSGSLLVVALLLAHLASLQFYGTLETDFRSRSGDVSAG, translated from the coding sequence ATGCTGAACCGGAACGGGCAGCTTCTGCACGACTGCTACAACCTGTTCGTCAGTTGCAGCCTGTACCTAGTCGTCAACTCGGCGCTCATTCTGGCTATTTCGGCCATCGCACTGGGGGAGCCCCCGACAGCGGCGGGCGTGGGGTTCGTGACGATGGGGGCGCTGACCGCGTTCGTGTACATCGTCGACCGGCTGCTCATTACGGACGAGGACCGGATCAACAACCCCGACAGGACCGCGCTGGTCGAAGCGTACGAGCGAGAGTTGCTGGGCGCCGCGGCGGCGGCGTTGCTCCTGTTCGAGCTCTCGCTGTTCGTCGCGGCGCCGCCGGTCGACGCTGCCAGGTTGGCGACCGTCTTACTCGGCCACGTCCCGCTGGCCGTACTGGCTCTCTACGACGAGATCAAGACGGTCTCGGTGCCGCTGGACTCGTGTGCGGTCGCGTTCGCGTGGGCGTACCAGATCGTGTTTATCTTCGGTCGGATCGCGTCGTACCCGCTCGGACGCCGAGAGGGCGCAGTGCTGTTTTGCTGCTGGTTCCTGATCGTCTTCGCGGGACTGGAGATGCGAAACGCGAAAGACATCGAAGGCGACCGGGAGGCGGGCAAGCAGACGCTCGCCTGTCTCGTCGGGAAGCGGTCGACGAAGCGCCTCGGCATCACGCTGAAAGCGCTCGGCGCTCTCGTGCTCGCCGCCGTCTCGGGGAGCCTACTGGTCGTGGCGCTGCTGCTGGCTCATCTGGCGTCGCTGCAGTTCTACGGGACGCTGGAGACGGATTTTCGGTCGAGAAGCGGCGACGTGAGCGCCGGATAG
- the ligA gene encoding NAD-dependent DNA ligase LigA — MASDLDENPFLREPPTDFESVEELSATAAREQAEQLREAIRHHDRRYYVESDPVIADRTYDALLSRLEALEAAFDLDDEDSPTRRVGGEPVEEFDTVEHVAPMLSIDQSGDAEEVYEFDERVRGEVGPVEYVCEPKFDGVSIEVVYEDGRLIRAATRGDGQEGDDVTRNVRTIRSIPQVLSGDPPEFLAVRGEVFMPRDAFQAYNRERVERGEDPFANPRNATAGTIRQHDPAVVADRPLDCFFFEVLDSSDGWATRWEEDQALPEYGLKVNEHTERVDGIEDALAYREEMLERRDELNYEIDGIVIKVDDADKRERLGATARHYRWAFAYKFPARTEVTTVREIAVQVGRTGRLTPVALLDPVDVGGVTVSRASLHNPEEIADLGVDVGDKVRVERAGDVIPQVAEVVEDEVHGESHFEFPETCPVCSSPIERDGPMAYCTGGLACTAQLRESVVHYGGDDGLDIEGLGERTVRQFIDEGLLTDSVADLYEIDADELVALEGWGERSAENLLAELDATKEPPLADFLAALGIPHVGAATARELAREFGTLDAVIDADAEALEAVPDVGSVVAGQIRDFFDSAANRAVVADLRDHGVDPQDADVEGGDELAGLTVVFTGSLSEHTRSEAQALVEDHGGSATSSVSGNTDYLVAGENPGQSKRSDADDEGVPVIDEAEFEELLEERGIDIE, encoded by the coding sequence ATGGCGTCCGACCTCGACGAGAACCCGTTTCTGCGAGAGCCGCCGACCGACTTCGAGTCGGTCGAGGAGCTCTCGGCAACTGCGGCCCGCGAGCAGGCCGAACAGCTCCGCGAAGCCATTCGGCACCACGACCGGCGCTACTACGTCGAGTCCGACCCGGTGATCGCCGATCGGACCTACGACGCGTTGCTGTCCCGGCTCGAAGCGCTCGAAGCGGCGTTCGACCTCGACGACGAGGACAGTCCGACCCGGCGGGTCGGCGGCGAGCCGGTCGAGGAGTTCGATACCGTCGAGCACGTCGCGCCGATGCTCTCGATCGACCAGAGCGGTGACGCCGAAGAGGTCTACGAGTTCGACGAGCGCGTCCGCGGCGAGGTCGGTCCCGTCGAATACGTCTGCGAGCCGAAGTTCGACGGCGTCTCGATCGAGGTCGTCTACGAGGACGGCCGGCTGATCCGGGCCGCAACGCGCGGGGACGGGCAGGAGGGCGACGACGTCACCCGGAACGTCCGGACGATCCGGTCGATCCCGCAGGTCTTGTCCGGCGATCCCCCCGAGTTCCTCGCGGTCCGCGGAGAGGTGTTCATGCCCCGCGACGCGTTTCAAGCGTACAACCGCGAGCGCGTCGAGCGGGGCGAGGACCCCTTCGCAAACCCCCGAAACGCGACCGCGGGGACGATCCGCCAGCACGACCCCGCCGTCGTCGCCGACCGACCGCTTGACTGTTTCTTCTTCGAGGTGCTCGATTCGAGCGACGGCTGGGCGACCCGCTGGGAAGAGGATCAGGCGCTGCCGGAGTACGGCCTCAAAGTAAACGAGCACACCGAGCGCGTCGATGGGATCGAGGACGCCCTCGCGTACCGCGAGGAGATGCTAGAGCGTCGTGACGAGTTGAACTACGAGATCGACGGCATCGTGATCAAGGTCGACGACGCCGACAAGCGCGAGCGACTGGGCGCCACCGCCCGCCACTACCGGTGGGCCTTCGCCTACAAGTTCCCCGCCCGCACCGAGGTGACGACCGTTCGGGAAATCGCTGTGCAGGTCGGCCGTACCGGCCGGTTGACCCCGGTCGCTCTGCTCGACCCCGTCGACGTGGGAGGCGTCACCGTCTCGCGGGCCAGCCTGCACAACCCCGAGGAGATCGCCGATCTCGGCGTCGATGTCGGCGACAAAGTCCGCGTCGAGCGCGCTGGCGACGTGATCCCGCAGGTCGCCGAGGTCGTCGAGGACGAGGTACACGGCGAGTCCCACTTCGAGTTTCCCGAGACCTGCCCGGTCTGTTCGAGTCCGATCGAGCGCGACGGCCCGATGGCCTACTGTACGGGCGGGCTAGCTTGTACTGCTCAGTTGCGCGAGTCGGTCGTCCACTACGGCGGCGACGACGGCCTCGACATCGAGGGGCTCGGCGAGCGCACGGTCCGCCAGTTCATCGACGAAGGCCTGCTCACCGACAGCGTCGCGGATCTCTACGAGATCGACGCCGACGAACTGGTCGCGCTGGAGGGCTGGGGCGAGCGCAGCGCCGAGAACCTGCTGGCGGAACTCGACGCGACCAAAGAGCCCCCGCTCGCGGACTTTCTGGCCGCGCTTGGCATCCCCCACGTCGGCGCCGCGACGGCCCGCGAACTGGCCCGCGAGTTCGGCACGCTCGACGCCGTGATCGACGCCGACGCCGAGGCGCTGGAAGCCGTGCCCGATGTCGGGTCGGTCGTCGCCGGACAGATCCGCGACTTTTTCGACTCGGCGGCGAACCGAGCGGTCGTCGCGGACCTGCGCGACCACGGCGTCGACCCGCAGGACGCCGACGTGGAGGGCGGAGACGAACTCGCCGGACTCACGGTCGTGTTCACCGGCAGCCTCTCCGAGCACACCCGCAGCGAGGCCCAAGCACTCGTCGAGGACCACGGCGGTTCGGCGACCAGCAGCGTCTCGGGCAACACCGACTACCTCGTCGCCGGGGAGAATCCGGGGCAGTCGAAGCGATCGGACGCCGACGACGAGGGTGTCCCGGTCATCGACGAAGCCGAGTTCGAGGAGTTGCTCGAAGAGCGTGGTATCGACATCGAGTAA
- a CDS encoding ABC transporter permease subunit, with protein MSWRVVARKEVKDAARSRVLQGLSGAMALIALALMGVYIAAPRLLGAPAGSASFQTFVAVLGPASAFVPIIAAMLGYKSIAGERASGSLALLLSQPHSRDDVVVGKFVGRTVVLAVPVVLAFAAGFGVVVVAFDAYSIVGYLGFLGALLLVGIAYVSVAVAVSAATASPTWAAVGVLAYYLVFKLLWGALVLASNAIANRLTTGEWVLQVGGFPEWVNILFMLSPHNAYQLVLRDLVLTEYPPVWYAEPYMTAWTGAIVLALWTVAPLTIGLWRFDAVDL; from the coding sequence GTGAGCTGGCGCGTCGTCGCACGCAAGGAGGTCAAAGACGCCGCGCGATCACGCGTTCTGCAGGGGCTCTCGGGCGCGATGGCGCTGATCGCGCTCGCGCTGATGGGTGTCTACATCGCGGCGCCGCGGCTGCTCGGCGCGCCGGCCGGCAGTGCGTCGTTCCAGACCTTCGTCGCCGTGCTCGGCCCGGCGTCGGCGTTCGTGCCGATCATCGCCGCGATGCTCGGCTACAAATCGATCGCCGGCGAGCGCGCGAGCGGGAGCCTCGCGCTGTTGCTCTCCCAGCCCCACAGCCGGGACGACGTGGTCGTCGGCAAGTTCGTCGGCCGGACGGTCGTGCTCGCAGTACCGGTCGTGCTGGCCTTCGCCGCCGGGTTCGGCGTCGTCGTGGTCGCGTTCGACGCCTACTCCATCGTCGGCTATCTGGGCTTTCTGGGCGCGCTGTTGCTCGTCGGGATCGCCTACGTCAGCGTCGCCGTCGCCGTGTCGGCCGCGACCGCGTCGCCGACGTGGGCGGCCGTCGGCGTGCTGGCGTACTATCTGGTGTTCAAACTGCTGTGGGGGGCGCTCGTGCTGGCGTCGAACGCGATCGCAAATCGGCTGACGACCGGCGAGTGGGTGCTTCAGGTCGGCGGGTTTCCGGAGTGGGTCAACATTCTGTTCATGCTCAGCCCGCACAACGCCTACCAGCTCGTGCTCCGTGACCTCGTGCTGACCGAGTATCCGCCGGTCTGGTACGCCGAGCCGTACATGACCGCGTGGACCGGCGCGATCGTGCTGGCGCTGTGGACCGTCGCGCCGCTGACGATCGGGCTCTGGCGGTTCGACGCCGTCGATCTGTAG
- a CDS encoding ABC transporter ATP-binding protein: MAAIELDGVTKRYGAVTALSGLDLAVEEGEIFGFLGPNGAGKSTTINVLLDFARPTEGVARVFGRDCQAEPVAVRERVGVLPDGLSVWDRLTGRQHVAFACESRESDADPGAILERVGLADAADRPAGDYSKGMAQRLALGMALVGEPDLLILDEPTTGLDPNGARRLREVLREERDRGATIFFSSHDLGQVEAICDRVAILHGGELVAEDTVEGLGDAAGRGARLRVTVDRADDDAVTAVESVDGVAAVDRDGDALVVRCDADAKQAVIRTLEDHGVAVADFRTEEASLEALFRQYTEGEA; this comes from the coding sequence ATGGCAGCGATCGAACTGGACGGCGTGACCAAGCGCTACGGCGCCGTCACGGCGCTGTCGGGGCTCGATCTCGCCGTCGAGGAGGGCGAGATCTTCGGCTTTCTCGGGCCCAACGGCGCCGGAAAGTCGACGACGATCAACGTGTTACTCGACTTCGCGCGCCCGACCGAGGGCGTCGCGCGAGTGTTCGGGCGCGACTGTCAGGCCGAGCCGGTGGCCGTCCGCGAGCGCGTCGGCGTCCTGCCCGACGGCCTCAGCGTGTGGGACCGGCTCACCGGCCGTCAGCACGTCGCGTTCGCCTGCGAGTCCCGCGAGAGCGACGCCGACCCGGGCGCGATCTTAGAGCGGGTCGGCCTCGCTGATGCCGCCGACCGGCCGGCCGGCGACTACTCGAAAGGGATGGCCCAGCGCCTCGCGCTCGGGATGGCGCTGGTCGGCGAGCCCGACCTACTGATCCTCGACGAACCGACGACCGGGCTCGATCCCAACGGCGCGCGTCGACTGCGCGAGGTGCTCCGGGAGGAGCGCGATCGGGGCGCGACGATCTTCTTTTCGAGCCACGACCTCGGGCAGGTCGAAGCGATCTGCGACCGGGTCGCCATCCTGCACGGCGGCGAGCTCGTCGCCGAGGACACGGTCGAAGGGCTGGGCGACGCCGCCGGCCGGGGCGCTCGACTCCGAGTCACGGTCGATCGAGCCGACGACGACGCGGTGACAGCCGTCGAATCGGTCGACGGCGTCGCCGCGGTCGACCGCGACGGCGACGCGCTCGTGGTGCGCTGTGACGCCGATGCGAAACAGGCCGTGATACGGACGCTCGAAGACCACGGCGTCGCAGTGGCAGACTTTCGGACCGAAGAAGCATCGCTCGAAGCGCTGTTCCGACAGTACACGGAGGGCGAGGCGTGA